TTTTCGGCTGTAGAGACTGTTGGCACACGAAAACGCTTGGCAGATCTTCTGATACACCTATGCCATAAATGTTCATTACACGCGCTTGTGTACAATATTGACTTACAATAACCTACACAATATAAAGGTAACATTTCTACATGTGGGGTAGAACTACATTAATAGTCTGGACAAACTTTGGCGTACATGAATCACATCGGTTGTGTGCAAATTTATACTCTCGGACTCCTAATGTTGAAGTTGTTCTCTCAATGCTGACTAGATACTTCATTGTACCATGGTCAAATGATCGAACAGCAAGGCAACTTTTAGTTCGTCCGATAAGCCGCTTCTGTCCAACTCGAAAATATTTATGAATTACTGTTTGCAACTGAGTAGTGAGCAACAAATTTAACAACGTTGTAACCCACATcgtaagttttaattttaaattaattagtaaTAAACTCAAAGCTTTGTTGTACACGAATGTGTAGCAACAAAGCTCCACTAACACGAAACATCGGAAATACTCTCAGACGAATTGTCGCTATTCGTGCTTAGTTTGTCCGGCCAAATATTGTCCAATTCGTAGGATTAGGTCAAGACGACGTTGGATTTTCAGGCTTCAGGATTTTTAAGCTTCAGGATTTTCTGGCTGACTTTCACATCGTGAAGGTGACAAAGGATTTTAGCTATTTTATCCATTTACATGTGAATACATGCATGCGGCTCGACATTTATTGTAACATTGACGGTTGCCGCTATGGCCATATTATTAAGCATTATGGCCATATTATTAAGTTTTATGTTATTTATGTTATGGAGCATTGTTAATTCATTACATAACCTAATTCTTGTCGGCGTGATCGATTACGCTATTTAGAAAAGCAGATTTTCGTATTGCTGACTAGTTTGCAAATCATCATTAAGTTACTCATCATTAAAGTGTTGTAGTCCATCGTTAAAgataataatatttacaatgAATGAGTTCGTGGAAGATGACCTTTGTTGAGCGATGTCTTAACGTAAAGTTTCTTTCTTCTCTTCTTCTTTCGGACACACTAGAACAGGAACAAGTGGTGCGCCTCGTAAATTAAAGTCATTAGCCAGCATTTATCAGTAGTGTCTTACTATGTCACGACTATATGTTATAGAGCAGTATGTTAGAAGCATCGGTATGTTACGAGAGCAGTTAGCAAGCAATCTTTGATTTCAGTTCTCTGACAGTTCGTGGTAGGAAGCTGTTATGGTACACTGATTTGTCGGCGAATATTGTAGGAGGTTCTCCCCTTGCTGCAGCCCTAGCTGTCCCCATTTCAGTAGGGTGGTCTTGTATAAGTTCATCATATGAGCTTGGCAAAGCATTATGGTTTTCTCCATTAGACAAAATGCGATATAAGAGAGTATGTCTTATTTTCATATGTCTATCTGCAAGTGTGTCAATCTCAAGTTTTTCTCGAGCAGCAGTAATGCTTTCTCTTCCCTTGATGTTGGCAATATATCTTATGGCTGTGTTCTGCACCATCTCAATATCTTGAACTAACTTGTTGATGGGCGTGTCCCAAACCGAGCTGGCATATTCAACATGGAATCTACAAAGGCTTGTATACGCTAGAAGTCTGGCTTTCTCTGGAGCAAGGTGGAGCGCAGGTTTGATCATGCCAAGTTGATGATTCGCTTTTGATATTTTATCCTGTATATGCGAGTTAAATTTTAGGTCTGATTGTAGTATCACACCAAGATATTTAGTTTCAGCAATGATCTCAAGAGGATTATCGTCCAGATGGTGGTCTGGCAGAGGAGATGCCACGGTAGGGTTAAATACCATTATCGAGCATTTGCTTACATTAAATGACATACCCCATTTGGATGACCAGGCTTGTAAAGGCGTCTATGTTGCATTGGAACTTTGTTTTATTGCTGGCAGTGTTGACTGACTGGTATATTAGAGTATTGTCAGCAAACAGACTGGTATTACAGTTGACAACATCTGGTAGGTCGTTTATATATTCGAGAAACAAAACTGGGCCAAGCACAGGTCCTTGGGGTACTCCTGATGTGACGGGTAGTTCATCGGATTGTTGACCTTTAATTAAGATCTTTTGTTTACGGTTTAGAAGGAAGTCATGGTTCCACATAATTATTTGTTGACTGATGTCTGATATTTTGGCTAGTTTACGCATAAGTAGTTCGTGTGGCACCTTATCGAAGGCTTTAGTAAAATCTAGAACTAGTGCATGGACAGTACTCCCTTCATGTACATTTTTTACTATCTCTTCAAAAAAAATTCCACATAATTGTGTTTCACACAACAAACCCTTTCGGAATCCATgctgtcaattatgtagcaCTTTATTCAGAACAATATTTAAGTGATGAAGCAGGATGTGCTCGAGCAGTTTACATGCTATGCTTGTGAGGGAAATAGGCCTGTAATTGTTGGATTGATCTGATGGTCCCCGTTTGTAAAGAGGGGTGACATTAGCAAGCTTCCAATCAGATGGCAGTTTAGAAATGGATAGCGACTTTTTAGATATGACAGTGAGACACTTGGCAGTCATCATCGGGTCATTAATGAGATCCTCTTTACGGATTTCATCTGAACCAGGGGCCTTACCACTTTTTAGTGAATGAAAAAGTTTGATAACACCCTCAGTTAATACCTCTATAGTATTTGGTGAGCATGTGCTATAGTTTTTATCTTTATGCAAAGTATGCTGTTTGCAGAATTGTGTACTGAAGAAGTTGTTTAGAATATTGGCACATTCGCTGGGGTCTTCAGTGTGAGAGTTTTGCACAGTTAACAGTTTCATTGGTGGTTTCATAACACCTTGTGATCGTTTCAGATGACGGTAAAACGGTTTGCTATTACCAGTTTCTAGTGGCTTACATACTTTATTAGTTACATAGTCAAGCTCAATAGTTTGGAATTTATGTTTATGCTGTTGCCTCTCTTGTTTGTACTTATGTAAGTAGAAGGGGTCATTGGTGCATttgtatttgttataagttttaCGATGTTTCGCTACCAGCTTATTGGCACGTTTATTAAACCAGTAAGGTTGATTAGGTGGCTTTGGCTTTAATTTGCGGGTTGGTACCGCTATCTCTACTGCTTTTTTTAACTCTGTTGAGAAGAGAGTCCACATTTCGTTGATATCCTTCAAGTTTAAGATGGTACAGGTTTTCTTTACGCTCTCTTTGTTTGCTTTGTTGGTACATGTAACATTTTTTCTCTAACATCTTTTTTTTGGTCATTTTGTATCAAATATAATCATTATGGTACTGACTAAAGGATTTACTGTAGCCTCTTTTTTGGTTGATTTATCATTGAAATGGTCCTgggtagtgctgggcacgagtacttcttggccaacgggtttagacccgcccccttctgttcgggtttttcgagtatcgggtagctagtagtgctaggcccgggtatttctttgcctacgggtttttcgggtatcgggtttgttgatatggattttatgtttaaattttctaaacagacacatcttcaaatttacaaagcaattatagttcttttcaatttatttattatttttcacagtttttatcgactgacattcgtactcgcagcgttagCAGTCAACATAGTCTGGGGCCACAGGACATTTTCGTGTTAGCaagtggcagaagatagggtctatggtagagatgccccgattctaacttcaccagccgattcagataccgatccgatataccgattcttatagaaaaataatccgattcagataccgattccgatcttttgtgttgcatagataatcattaattttattatgcaaatataaatttaatgcaaagaaaatataaatattgatgcatttatttgtttgtattcatggaaaaagatatacatgtatattaaattcacatactgacataccgtgcatctagtaacaaaacagtccatgtttcttgtaatctgctattaataatggtaattactgttagcgGTACatctttctctgtgataatgaagtctgtcttctactgctgaacgaactgatGCACcggtacaagtttagagcaaataaacgTTTATctaaattaccgttagtgattcaattatctcagtgagacgtcctTATCTTCCATCACTagcgatgtagccagtcgtactgaagaaggaTTCACTCGcaacagatgatggaggacaggctaaataccgataagccactcaggttattttatgcgatgcaaacgatacatcatatcatcaggatcaagagagatacataaataactttatgcattgactgctcaaattactttcgtaatgctagtagaTAGAAATGTTACACCGCACGCACGCATTCTTGTTTCCATCATGGgtctcttgttcgtgattggctgcaataaatcatatcgctgtaattgggaaatactgCACTTGTTGATTACGTCCTgtctaaagccaaaagattcctcgGCTGTGTTGACGtttatcaggctatagacatgaaatagatagTGTGACAGGCTTGGAATTTATTAGGtgaaagtaaggaacttgcagctgatgatttttgattagtgcagcaggctaaaatacggttttcggctaaatagttgatctgcaaaaagtatctgaagttgccgattttttaagaaaatatcggccgataccgattcagatacttaacacccatatcggcaccgataccgattccgatattgaaatcggggcaactctagtctatggtagcttaatattTAAGCATGTTTTAACTTAGTCATTATTAATCCGGTCTCCCACtgctattttagttgataagctagGAGTAATTGGCTATTAAACGTTGAGtagtaatacaaaaataaaatctttCTTACACCGTGTGCAATCAGTCTAACCAGCTAATCAGAGCCATGTCATGTTGTAGTACTATTAAATTACCCTGATAGCAATTAGGTTTGTAGTATGTCTCCGGTCAGCCGAGCGACTCGTTAGCGTTGCTAGTAACAATCGAAAACTGTAATTCACTATGTATACCGATTTCCCAAGCTATCTATCATGGATTGTATAATTCACTATAATCAAATACCACAGTCTAATGTATAGAGAATTGTTTAATAAACTAAcacgctcaacactgcatctttatggcCAGCCTCATTCTATAAGTCTAGCCGATGCCAGATACAGGTTGTTCTCACCAAGGGCATCTTATGAGAAAACCCTTCCACCAAGAGGCTTCCTTCCGTCAGCATTTAATGAGGATCAATTACCAAGCAGCATTATGGCAGTGGGCAGTTCAGCCATTAATCATGCCACCAGATCCCACAAACCCTGGCTAGAGTAAAAACGATGATGGGAATTCTGTGCAATGCTTTCCTCGTGAGCTAAGAGCTATTCCCAGGCAGTTTGTCTAATGGACCAGTTGCCCATGCAAAAAAAGTTTGTACAAGTTTATGTGGCTGTGTAGACGGCAGCAATTAAACGATTGAGGGGATTGAGGATGGTAATTAGATAGAGAGTGATGATGAGCTTcaagattataattatgtaatagctttattaaatactttgcaatatgctttctagaatcaaTTGAAAGTTTtcgatgtatcatgataaacagactgtgcACCTAGGTAAACATtctatatcatataataatcatacaatgtacCAAGATACACATACAAAGTTCTATAGTATTAAATAATCATCCATAAAGAtagttgtcatcgaacatactgcagACATATTGTTTTAACACGCTACCggtacaataaatctaaaactaAGCAAAGAATTTCGCATGTAAATGCcagttaaataaaaagtaaataacatGTACCAACGGAAAGTACTAAAAgaaacataataaatattttatgcttgTCACATGTTGCCCAGCAAcgtaataatttaatttaaaaaattcaaacatTATTCGTTAGTTGGTCTGCGTCACAAGATCACAGTGTAtccaatgaggtatacagtatagcctgtcaatcagtaaCTGTACAGGTCCTATTGTAAAAAGTATGAAAAGGGTTCCTGGCGGACCAGTGGCTAAGCTGACGGCGAgaaatgtgtgtgtgtgtgtgtgttttatttcacctttaaagattacacaattgaattaatactcgagacaaaatataattaaccaatgcgtgaaaaaataacaataagtaagaaatgatgatggggcccattgcgaaatggcaaagccagtggtacgcgagcccgagtcagcagcacaaaaaccagaccgtaacactcactctccagactggagatggtgcctcagttccaccttatatttaccgagacattttattgatcttattgaattaggtagtcgattccacagcgcaggtgttgcaaagtttgaggatcgttgaccggctaaagttagatgattaggtacgggaagagaaagtaattgatgacgagtattataaaatggtagttctggatcacattttgagtaaaataatttatgggcttgaataagcaacttatatttatgcaatttatcaatagttaaaatatcagaGGTTTTAAATAAATCGTTTGTTGGAAATCCAAATGGCTTACGGTTAATGATTCTgacaattttcttttgaaactgtatTATTTTGCTAAGATGAATTTTGGATGCATTGCCATAAGTTTCTATTGAATAGCATAATTTGGAGTGAATAAGTGTGTAATAAAGCATAATCAGCAATTTTTTTGGAATGAAAGCACTTATGCGGTAAAAGATGCCTGATATAGGCCGTAAATCTAATAAAAGCTTACGAGCGTGGGAAGACcagttcaaatttttatcaattgacactccaagaaatttgacttcatcaattgctttaataaaagtgttattaaaaagaataggctgatcaaatttaattttgctctggtaatttttaaaaacagtaaaacaggttTTGTCAAAGTTAATGGTTAATTTGTTCGTTTGACACCAATCAGCTAGTTTTTCAAGATCAGATTGGACTTTAGGTAAATCGTCGTTTAGGTTCTTGGAACTCATAAACAAATTGGTATCATGTCTGTCATATTGAGTCCCTGGCGGCTGACTACAAAGTAAAAAATCACATCCATTAcagacaatgagttcaaaatacaaaattgtcatatagatatatatgagCTTATGTTTATGGTGCAATAATTATACATCATAACCTATCAGAAAAACcgatctatcaaagcatgtagctataaatttaaaacttaaaaataggaAGAGGTACAGAGCTGATTTGGATATGTAGGCAATATGCATAGCCCTACATGAAAAAAGTAGATAGACACCCTTTGGCTCTTgccacaacaatatttagttaactCATATGTCAcatacttctgtaaggtaataattgatatgtgagcactataacaatacaatataatgcaataaattaaaatacaatgaaatatgtatcaataaataatatcgCACAACATAATGCAACACATAAATCCTATAACACAATTCAATGCAACGCAGttcaatacaatacagttattatAATACGATACACCAGAATAAAatgtaataacataataatacagtataagTTCTTCATgacacaa
The genomic region above belongs to Watersipora subatra chromosome 1, tzWatSuba1.1, whole genome shotgun sequence and contains:
- the LOC137387904 gene encoding uncharacterized protein is translated as MVFNPTVASPLPDHHLDDNPLEIIAETKYLGVILQSDLKFNSHIQDKISKANHQLGMIKPALHLAPEKARLLAYTSLCRFHVEYASSVWDTPINKLVQDIEMVQNTAIRYIANIKGRESITAAREKLEIDTLADRHMKIRHTLLYRILSNGENHNALPSSYDELIQDHPTEMGTARAAARGEPPTIFADKSVYHNSFLPRTVRELKSKIAC